The following coding sequences are from one Halorubrum sp. BOL3-1 window:
- a CDS encoding Eco57I restriction-modification methylase domain-containing protein — MTDTPNSAVRAAFEAFVTELRNEVDPQAFEAILTGERPLSDFDIGCESETVTEETLVHPILEAADLRVNGQPKDQTGPSVTYPDFQITNVDAPVVGEAKSIGKIAEASEDLEEYIGAFRDENYGIATDGVVWRLHRAEAQGDFTRYPVISAIDTRQALLATAVDLGYLDEAILPSDVEVSRGGTDVNAVRDAVEDVTLAASGSGDAAAALDRLPSPRREPGWTTVGFDAQFGRASLDRRLRQAPRERREQRRRDIEEFYDLYIELLFGEGTTHSFETNLLSSVSPPDSSTPESERRMFTLTLVNRLLFIRLLEERDVDAIEYGFLAGRVERYEESEPPLSLYESEIRPLFANLLNTPKEERLPDLRDPDSWHDRIPYLNGGLFRSAVPNEAEYDVENRILKRIILELIEGDMEGGDSLTTNGTLDPSIIGTVFEKVINHLGAKPDVGLQKEELGAIYTPTDITERITESTVEPAIEAAVSDVVLDRFDDADEREVVRSRLDRLDLGGILDYFSAQKRLVLQRDEGSAEVEVPFDEPEVIEAAVESVTDLRVVDPACGSGHFLTTAMDRLHRAQIKLLTGLADGDEPSAQRRYEAKRELALTSVFGVDVHEAATEIARLRVWLKIVEDNGWEESYARLPNVDMNVAHGNALIGFPVTGSINRIDVWNDDITEVERRRLEYKFDADAGSNAREEINDRLTQDIRPELNEKYISLLSETTVDDGVESREQLRRLVGSIADSENVYPSVQHIKARPAGGGEFSAEQRSSLESAGFDVYHTGTTANLDVGERERTLKTRSDEARGGLDRDLGTVLDDDIVFSEVERQPLPLDLADIKGKPFHWIAEFPEAVTETDSGYTLDFDVVLGNPPYGDLLTDSEKRLLTPMKTGGGYEELRSGEVSGNFIERELHLLSSDGFFGNIVTVGVLSSSERGAEHDLIADDFESAEISSFARRPSQVFNRSGSRVEINPTIITGRPVGAGDRDPEHSEGPAQGIRSSDFLRFSAESRETTIREHELSPVTDLILRDRIGGSRGERFDVFPKVGGETKRGVLEALSDAPKKIGDWEVDESSYRVRHRRSFNYWLVATRGGDGLNNMKEYCFPNETTRDFAYLAANSSLLYSYHMTYGNMQDFGKGRFRRFPAPARSSVAPWQPLIRHYADLLEEGLSRHVESSGDIGYRGERGVKEIVDEVEFLLGSIYGLRSEQVRYLQTYDREFARYGPDGYEPVPDTVAEAEGDDPVPEVGFGPETERDGDETAPF; from the coding sequence ATGACCGACACACCGAACTCGGCGGTCAGAGCGGCCTTCGAGGCGTTCGTCACCGAACTTCGGAACGAGGTCGATCCGCAGGCGTTCGAAGCGATCCTCACCGGCGAACGACCCCTCAGCGACTTCGACATCGGGTGCGAATCGGAGACGGTCACCGAAGAGACGCTCGTACACCCGATACTCGAAGCGGCCGACCTCCGGGTCAACGGTCAGCCGAAAGACCAGACCGGCCCGAGCGTGACGTACCCCGACTTCCAGATCACGAACGTGGACGCGCCCGTCGTCGGTGAAGCGAAATCGATAGGGAAGATAGCCGAGGCGAGCGAAGACCTCGAAGAGTACATCGGTGCGTTCAGAGACGAGAACTACGGCATCGCCACGGACGGGGTCGTGTGGCGGTTACACAGGGCCGAAGCGCAGGGGGACTTCACCCGGTATCCGGTCATCTCCGCGATAGACACCCGTCAGGCGCTGTTGGCCACGGCCGTCGACTTAGGGTACCTAGACGAGGCGATCCTTCCCTCGGACGTCGAGGTGAGCAGGGGGGGGACCGACGTCAACGCCGTGCGCGACGCGGTAGAAGACGTCACGCTGGCGGCGTCCGGATCCGGTGACGCGGCGGCCGCGCTCGATCGCCTTCCGAGCCCTCGACGCGAGCCGGGCTGGACGACCGTCGGGTTCGACGCGCAGTTCGGGCGAGCGAGTCTCGATCGGCGTCTGCGACAGGCTCCCCGAGAGCGACGGGAGCAGCGGCGACGCGACATCGAGGAGTTTTACGACCTGTACATCGAGCTGCTCTTCGGCGAGGGGACGACTCACTCGTTCGAGACGAACCTCCTCTCGTCCGTCTCCCCGCCGGACAGTTCGACTCCGGAGTCCGAACGGCGGATGTTCACGCTCACGCTCGTGAATCGGCTCCTCTTCATCAGGCTCCTCGAAGAGCGGGACGTCGACGCGATCGAATACGGGTTCTTGGCCGGACGGGTCGAGCGGTACGAGGAGTCGGAACCCCCGCTCAGCCTCTACGAGTCCGAGATCCGACCGCTGTTCGCAAACCTGTTGAACACGCCGAAAGAGGAGCGGCTTCCGGACCTGCGAGATCCGGACTCGTGGCACGATCGGATTCCGTATCTCAACGGCGGACTGTTCCGTTCCGCCGTTCCGAACGAGGCGGAGTACGACGTGGAAAACAGGATCTTGAAGCGGATCATCTTAGAGCTTATCGAGGGAGACATGGAGGGAGGGGACTCGCTGACGACGAACGGAACCCTCGACCCGTCGATCATCGGTACCGTCTTCGAGAAGGTTATCAATCACCTCGGCGCGAAGCCCGACGTCGGACTACAGAAGGAGGAGTTGGGGGCGATATACACGCCGACTGACATCACGGAGCGGATAACGGAGAGCACCGTCGAACCGGCGATCGAAGCGGCCGTCTCCGACGTCGTCCTCGATCGGTTCGACGACGCGGACGAGAGGGAGGTCGTTCGGAGCCGCTTGGACCGGCTGGATCTGGGAGGGATACTCGACTACTTCTCGGCACAGAAGAGGCTCGTGCTCCAGCGGGACGAGGGATCCGCGGAGGTCGAGGTCCCGTTCGACGAACCGGAGGTGATAGAGGCGGCAGTAGAGAGCGTCACGGACCTCCGAGTGGTCGACCCCGCGTGCGGCTCCGGTCACTTCCTCACGACGGCCATGGACCGGCTACACCGCGCGCAGATCAAACTGCTCACCGGACTCGCCGACGGAGACGAGCCGTCCGCACAGCGGCGGTACGAGGCGAAACGCGAACTCGCGTTGACCAGCGTCTTCGGCGTCGACGTCCACGAAGCCGCCACCGAGATCGCTCGTCTACGCGTGTGGCTCAAGATCGTCGAAGACAACGGCTGGGAAGAGTCGTACGCGCGGCTCCCGAACGTCGACATGAACGTCGCGCACGGGAACGCGCTGATAGGGTTTCCCGTCACCGGCAGTATCAACCGAATCGACGTCTGGAACGACGACATTACCGAGGTCGAGAGACGGCGGCTGGAGTACAAGTTCGACGCGGACGCCGGGTCGAACGCCCGCGAAGAGATCAACGATCGCTTGACGCAGGACATCCGGCCGGAACTCAACGAGAAGTACATTTCGCTGCTCTCCGAGACGACGGTGGACGACGGTGTCGAAAGCCGTGAGCAACTCCGTCGCCTCGTCGGGTCGATAGCGGACTCCGAGAACGTCTATCCGAGCGTTCAACACATCAAAGCGAGACCGGCCGGAGGCGGCGAGTTCTCGGCGGAACAGCGGTCCTCCCTCGAATCCGCCGGCTTCGACGTATACCACACCGGGACCACGGCGAACTTGGACGTGGGCGAACGCGAGAGGACGCTCAAAACGCGGTCCGACGAGGCGCGGGGCGGACTCGATCGCGACCTCGGAACCGTACTGGACGACGACATCGTCTTCTCGGAGGTCGAGAGACAGCCGCTTCCGCTTGATTTGGCGGATATCAAGGGGAAACCGTTCCACTGGATCGCCGAATTCCCGGAAGCGGTCACGGAGACCGACTCGGGGTACACGCTCGATTTCGACGTCGTCCTCGGAAACCCCCCGTACGGCGACCTGCTCACCGACAGCGAGAAGCGCCTCCTGACGCCGATGAAGACGGGCGGGGGGTACGAGGAGCTACGCAGCGGGGAGGTCTCGGGCAACTTCATCGAACGGGAACTCCACCTGTTGTCCTCGGACGGCTTCTTCGGAAACATCGTGACTGTGGGCGTGCTGTCGAGCAGCGAGCGGGGGGCCGAACACGACCTCATCGCGGACGACTTCGAATCGGCCGAGATATCCTCGTTTGCTCGACGACCGTCGCAGGTGTTCAACCGCTCGGGAAGCCGCGTCGAAATCAATCCGACGATCATTACCGGACGGCCGGTCGGCGCGGGCGATCGGGATCCGGAGCACTCGGAGGGACCGGCTCAGGGGATCCGTTCGAGCGACTTCCTGCGGTTCTCCGCCGAGTCTCGCGAGACAACTATCAGGGAACACGAGCTGAGTCCGGTCACGGACCTGATCTTACGCGATCGCATCGGGGGTAGTCGGGGCGAGAGGTTCGACGTGTTTCCGAAGGTGGGCGGCGAGACGAAACGCGGCGTTCTCGAAGCCCTCTCCGACGCGCCGAAGAAGATCGGAGACTGGGAGGTCGACGAGTCGTCGTACCGCGTCCGTCACCGTCGCTCGTTCAACTACTGGCTGGTGGCGACCAGAGGCGGCGACGGCCTGAACAACATGAAAGAGTACTGCTTCCCGAACGAGACCACGCGTGATTTCGCGTATCTGGCGGCGAACAGCTCTCTCCTGTACAGCTACCACATGACCTACGGGAACATGCAGGACTTCGGGAAGGGTCGGTTCCGACGGTTTCCGGCCCCGGCGCGGTCGTCGGTCGCTCCCTGGCAGCCGCTGATTCGGCACTACGCCGACCTCCTCGAGGAGGGACTGAGCCGGCACGTCGAGTCGAGCGGTGACATCGGCTACCGGGGAGAACGCGGCGTGAAAGAGATCGTCGACGAGGTCGAGTTCCTTCTCGGCTCGATATACGGGCTGCGCTCGGAACAGGTCCGGTACCTCCAGACGTACGACCGCGAGTTCGCCCGGTACGGTCCGGACGGGTACGAGCCCGTACCGGACACGGTCGCGGAGGCCGAAGGAGACGATCCGGTGCCGGAGGTCGGGTTCGGTCCCGAGACGGAGCGAGACGGAGACGAGACCGCGCCGTTCTAG
- a CDS encoding FxsA family protein yields MRPRTLLALLLVVPLVDALFLIVVATRLGWPATVALVVLTAVLGMLLLRAEGRATLARIQRKLARGAPPTDELLDGGLLIAAGAFLLTPGLVTDAVGFLLALPLSRVPIRMALKKYVVVPYIERETDGFLSGNVYIGGFPNDGEGGFTMGGGGFPGGGPDGGPDGFSGDGDDGGVAGDADSGGASADEDVVDVDFTVEEEDQKGTD; encoded by the coding sequence ATGCGCCCGCGAACGCTGCTCGCGCTGCTGCTCGTCGTCCCCCTGGTCGACGCGCTGTTCCTGATCGTGGTCGCGACGCGGCTCGGGTGGCCCGCGACGGTCGCGCTCGTCGTGTTGACGGCCGTCCTCGGGATGCTCCTCCTGCGCGCCGAGGGGCGCGCCACCCTCGCGCGTATCCAGCGGAAGCTGGCGCGCGGGGCGCCGCCGACCGACGAACTGCTCGACGGCGGCCTACTGATCGCCGCGGGCGCGTTCCTGCTCACGCCGGGACTCGTCACCGACGCGGTCGGCTTCCTGCTCGCGCTCCCGCTCTCGCGGGTTCCGATCCGGATGGCCTTGAAAAAGTACGTCGTCGTCCCGTACATCGAACGCGAGACGGACGGCTTCCTCTCGGGGAACGTCTACATCGGCGGCTTCCCGAACGACGGCGAGGGCGGCTTCACCATGGGCGGCGGCGGCTTCCCCGGCGGCGGTCCCGACGGCGGTCCGGACGGGTTCTCCGGCGACGGAGACGACGGCGGCGTTGCGGGAGACGCGGACTCCGGCGGCGCGTCGGCGGACGAGGACGTCGTCGACGTGGATTTCACCGTCGAAGAGGAAGATCAGAAGGGAACCGACTGA
- a CDS encoding DUF1405 domain-containing protein, producing the protein MDIVGALGRDPPDHESLPRWVAPLPKRLENVAFRFAWVIVAINLVGTAFGFWYYRFQFQTLPTETWIFIPDSPGATLLIALALGAWALGRSSDTLTALAFFGNVKLGLWTPYVLVVFSPQFLANSGPALYAFLLVSHLGMVVQAFVLHRITDFPLRAVAVATAWYTVDLLMDYFVPVTGDVTHTALPYADAEPWFTTTVLQVAAAGAVVLTVIPLFWTLGTRIATLRSRASDAGR; encoded by the coding sequence ATGGACATCGTCGGCGCGCTCGGCCGCGACCCGCCGGACCACGAGTCGCTCCCGCGGTGGGTCGCACCCCTCCCGAAGCGACTGGAGAACGTCGCCTTCCGGTTCGCGTGGGTCATCGTCGCAATCAACCTCGTCGGCACCGCCTTCGGCTTCTGGTACTACCGGTTCCAGTTTCAGACCCTCCCGACCGAGACGTGGATCTTTATCCCCGACAGCCCCGGCGCGACGCTGCTCATCGCGCTCGCGCTCGGCGCGTGGGCGCTCGGCCGGTCGAGCGACACGCTCACCGCGCTCGCCTTCTTCGGCAACGTCAAGCTCGGGCTGTGGACCCCGTACGTCCTCGTCGTCTTCTCCCCGCAGTTCCTCGCGAACTCGGGACCGGCGCTGTACGCGTTCCTCCTGGTGAGCCACCTCGGGATGGTCGTTCAGGCGTTCGTCCTCCACCGCATCACCGATTTCCCGCTCCGGGCGGTCGCGGTCGCGACCGCGTGGTACACCGTCGACCTGCTGATGGACTACTTCGTCCCCGTGACCGGTGACGTGACTCACACCGCGCTGCCGTACGCCGACGCCGAGCCGTGGTTCACCACGACCGTCCTCCAGGTCGCGGCCGCCGGCGCGGTCGTACTCACCGTTATTCCGCTGTTCTGGACCCTCGGAACCAGAATCGCGACGCTTCGGAGCCGCGCGAGCGACGCCGGACGGTAA
- the engB gene encoding GTP-binding protein EngB: protein MFEDRPDRDAEVVLVGRSNVGKSTLMRELTGHDFSTGGKPGVTRQPNHFDWTSEGFMFTDLPGFGFMSGVEDERREQIKTDIVHYLEDNADSILAGVVVVDGKAAVDIIDRHRERGNIPHDVEMFGFLEDVGVEPIVAVNKTDKIDDLDERLDAICDRLGLYPPWQQWSDRVAPICAKGGDIESLEECLRTRFHDHNRDDLLKFVS from the coding sequence ATGTTCGAAGACCGGCCGGACCGCGACGCCGAGGTCGTCCTCGTGGGGCGTTCGAACGTCGGCAAGTCCACGCTGATGCGCGAGCTGACGGGCCACGACTTCTCGACCGGCGGCAAGCCGGGCGTCACCCGCCAGCCGAACCACTTCGACTGGACCAGCGAGGGGTTCATGTTCACGGACCTGCCCGGGTTCGGCTTCATGTCCGGCGTCGAGGACGAACGCCGCGAGCAGATCAAGACCGACATCGTCCACTACTTGGAGGACAACGCCGACTCGATCCTCGCGGGCGTGGTCGTAGTCGACGGGAAGGCCGCGGTGGACATCATCGACCGACACCGCGAGCGCGGGAACATCCCCCACGACGTGGAGATGTTCGGCTTCCTCGAAGACGTCGGCGTCGAACCCATCGTCGCCGTCAACAAGACCGACAAGATCGACGACCTCGACGAGCGGCTCGACGCGATCTGCGACCGGCTCGGGCTGTACCCGCCGTGGCAGCAGTGGTCCGACCGCGTGGCACCCATCTGCGCGAAGGGCGGCGATATCGAGTCCCTGGAGGAGTGTCTCCGAACGCGCTTCCACGACCACAACCGCGACGACCTGCTGAAGTTCGTCTCATAG
- a CDS encoding 5-formyltetrahydrofolate cyclo-ligase, with protein MDKQAVREAVWDAFDECDQARFPFPPHDRIPNFAGADAAAERLADTPEWRDAETLKTNPDAPQLPVRRAALRAGKTVYVAQPRLRDPNPFLRLDPAEIPPDEIDDATTVSGISEYGTPTAPEDVARVDLIIAGSVGVTTDGARIGKGEGYSDLEWAVLSEIDAVDSEGHSHSGKRDSPGDADTTVATTVHELSVLDGPESAVDGSPSDLPDPDAHDVPLDLVATPARTIRTDTPHARPDGVDWEALGEEKLSAIPVLADREPEGR; from the coding sequence ATGGACAAACAGGCCGTCCGCGAGGCGGTGTGGGACGCCTTCGACGAGTGCGACCAGGCGCGCTTCCCGTTTCCGCCGCACGACCGGATCCCCAACTTCGCCGGTGCCGACGCCGCGGCGGAGCGGCTCGCGGACACGCCCGAGTGGCGCGACGCGGAGACGCTGAAAACCAATCCCGACGCGCCGCAGCTCCCGGTCCGCCGCGCGGCGCTGCGCGCCGGGAAGACCGTCTACGTCGCGCAGCCGCGGCTCCGCGACCCGAACCCCTTCCTCCGGCTCGACCCCGCCGAAATCCCACCGGACGAGATCGACGACGCGACGACGGTCTCGGGCATCTCCGAGTACGGGACGCCGACCGCGCCCGAGGATGTCGCTCGCGTCGACCTGATCATCGCCGGCTCCGTCGGGGTCACGACCGACGGCGCCCGGATCGGGAAAGGGGAGGGGTACAGCGACTTGGAGTGGGCGGTCCTCAGCGAGATCGACGCCGTCGACAGCGAGGGACACAGTCACTCGGGCAAACGGGATTCGCCCGGTGACGCCGACACGACGGTCGCGACGACCGTTCACGAGCTCTCCGTCCTCGACGGTCCCGAGTCGGCCGTCGACGGAAGCCCGTCGGACTTGCCCGACCCGGACGCGCACGACGTTCCGCTCGACCTCGTCGCGACGCCCGCTCGAACGATCCGAACCGACACGCCGCACGCGCGTCCGGACGGCGTCGACTGGGAAGCGCTCGGCGAGGAGAAGCTGTCGGCGATCCCCGTCCTCGCGGACCGGGAGCCGGAGGGGCGGTAG
- a CDS encoding archaeosine biosynthesis radical SAM protein RaSEA, with the protein MSQPSPDAYEQGRGMDAHNAVMRDIRAERSETYDPTEPTRVWIDEDNTPDGVVNSLTIILNTGGCRWARAGGCTMCGYVAESVEGGSVAHEDLMTQIDACLDHEAEEADEPAELIKIYTSGSFLDEREVPAETRRAIASEFADRDRIVVESLPDFVDRGKIADFAEHGIATDVAVGLETATDRVRHDCVNKYFDFADFEDACTEAAEADGEFAADVGIKAYLLMKPPFLAEPEAVADMVDSIRRCADVDGCHTVSMNPTNVQRYTMVDELFFEGGYRPPWLWSVAHVLEATADVDAIVVSDPVGHGSDRGAHNCGECDDRVQTAIKDFDKRQDPSVFEQVSCECEATWEYVMDEETSYNMPLAR; encoded by the coding sequence ATGAGTCAGCCGAGCCCCGACGCGTACGAGCAGGGGCGCGGGATGGACGCGCACAACGCCGTGATGCGCGACATCCGCGCCGAGCGCTCGGAGACGTACGACCCGACGGAGCCGACCCGCGTGTGGATCGACGAGGACAACACGCCCGACGGCGTGGTGAACTCGCTCACGATCATCCTGAACACCGGCGGCTGTCGGTGGGCGCGCGCCGGCGGCTGTACGATGTGCGGCTACGTCGCGGAGTCCGTCGAGGGCGGCAGCGTCGCCCACGAGGACCTCATGACCCAGATCGACGCGTGCCTCGACCACGAGGCCGAGGAGGCGGACGAGCCGGCCGAACTGATCAAGATATACACCTCCGGCTCCTTCCTCGACGAGCGCGAGGTGCCCGCGGAGACCCGGCGAGCCATCGCTTCCGAGTTCGCGGACCGCGACCGCATCGTCGTCGAGTCGCTTCCGGACTTCGTCGACCGCGGGAAGATCGCGGACTTCGCGGAACACGGGATCGCGACCGACGTGGCGGTCGGACTGGAGACGGCGACCGACCGCGTCCGCCACGACTGCGTGAACAAGTACTTCGACTTCGCGGACTTCGAGGACGCCTGCACCGAGGCCGCGGAGGCGGACGGGGAGTTCGCGGCCGACGTCGGGATCAAGGCGTACCTCCTCATGAAGCCGCCCTTCCTCGCGGAGCCGGAGGCGGTCGCGGACATGGTCGACTCGATCCGGCGCTGCGCCGACGTGGATGGATGTCACACCGTCTCGATGAACCCGACGAACGTCCAGCGGTACACGATGGTCGACGAGCTGTTCTTCGAGGGCGGCTACCGGCCGCCGTGGCTCTGGTCGGTCGCACACGTCCTCGAAGCGACCGCCGATGTCGACGCCATCGTCGTCTCCGATCCGGTCGGACACGGTTCGGATCGGGGCGCGCACAACTGCGGCGAGTGCGACGACCGCGTCCAGACCGCGATCAAGGACTTCGACAAGCGACAGGATCCCTCGGTCTTCGAGCAGGTGTCTTGCGAGTGCGAGGCGACGTGGGAGTACGTGATGGACGAGGAAACGAGCTACAACATGCCGCTGGCGCGGTAG
- a CDS encoding cellulosome anchor protein codes for MRPNRRRGRTALAVLVGVALLVGATGALAVPASAGDTAGALSVSPEAFDVEPGDTVTFEVSMVNDGERDDDGVYGFTLRLDYPSEYLTVTEVESADWFREAPAGDDDTSQSDVEVRESVDYDDEHGAARLVQSLADPTTGVTGTAPVATVTVRVEPDAEPAVAELRTNGTSTALTSRRDFPQPLMTPSASFNISGGGGEVVAPDYDDAAFSDGEAGETTASENGTASDPSGNDTDAGADDGADETGSGGDTDGGEGSGTRDEAPAPLGAVVVGVVAAALLLGRR; via the coding sequence ATGAGGCCGAATCGGCGGCGCGGCCGGACGGCGCTCGCCGTCCTCGTCGGGGTCGCGCTGCTCGTCGGCGCGACCGGCGCGCTGGCGGTCCCGGCGAGCGCAGGCGACACCGCGGGCGCGCTCTCGGTGTCCCCGGAGGCGTTCGACGTCGAGCCCGGCGACACCGTCACCTTCGAGGTCTCGATGGTCAACGACGGCGAGCGCGACGACGACGGGGTGTACGGGTTCACGCTCCGGCTCGACTACCCGAGTGAGTACCTGACGGTCACGGAGGTCGAGTCCGCGGACTGGTTCCGGGAGGCGCCGGCCGGCGACGACGACACGTCGCAGTCCGACGTCGAGGTGCGCGAGTCCGTCGATTACGACGACGAACACGGCGCCGCGCGGCTGGTCCAGTCGCTCGCGGACCCGACGACGGGCGTCACCGGTACGGCGCCGGTCGCGACCGTCACGGTCCGCGTGGAGCCGGACGCGGAGCCGGCGGTCGCGGAACTCAGGACGAACGGGACGAGCACGGCTCTCACCAGTCGACGCGACTTCCCGCAGCCGCTGATGACTCCCTCGGCGTCGTTCAACATCTCCGGCGGCGGCGGGGAAGTCGTCGCTCCGGACTACGACGACGCGGCGTTCTCGGACGGCGAGGCCGGCGAGACGACGGCTTCCGAGAACGGGACCGCCTCGGACCCGAGCGGGAACGACACGGATGCCGGAGCCGACGACGGCGCCGACGAGACCGGAAGCGGCGGCGATACGGACGGCGGCGAGGGGTCGGGCACCCGCGACGAGGCGCCCGCACCGCTGGGCGCCGTCGTCGTCGGCGTCGTCGCCGCCGCGCTCCTCCTCGGCCGGCGATGA